From Bacteroidales bacterium:
CCTGACAGGTATTTGCCTGGCATTCATCAGGAAAGAGAAAAAGATCACCCAAACTTTTCTGCTGCTGACTGCCGTTTTCGTCATTTTCATCATCAAGGCCGGATACAATTTCCCCCATCATAATTATTACATCATCCCTTATGTTCCTGTGATGGCACTGGGCGCAGGCTACCTGATCAGCCTGGTGGACAGGCCGTGGGTGAGATGCGTGCTGACAGCGGTCATCCTGCTGGAGGGGATCGTCAACCAGCAGCATGATTTCAGGATAAAGCCGGAAAACAAGTACCTGCCGGAGCTGGAAGCGTATGCCGACCGGGTGAGCGGGCGGGATGACCTGATCGTGATCAATGGCGGTACCAGTCCGGTGGATATCTATTTCACCCACCGCAGGGGTTGGACCTGCCAGAATGAAGATATTTTCAGCGGAACAGCCCTGGAAGAGGTGGCAGCCAAAGGATGCAGATTCTTCTTTTTAAACAGGAACAGGGTGGCAGGTGATCTGCCGAAGATTCCCCACCCCATCATTTTTGAAAATGAGGACCTGCGGATCTATGACCTGAGGGCTTCCGGTCGTTAAAACGTGGAGCGCATGGCCTTGACAGGATCCAGCCGTGCCGCTGAATACGCAGGGATGAATCCAAAGATCAGCCCGATTCCACCCGACACCAGCAAGGCTATAAGAATGTTCTCCCCGGTCAGGAACAGCTCCATACCGATGGGTTTTTCGGCGATCACCGTGCCAATGTAAACCAGGATCAATCCCAGGATTCCGCCAAACAGGGACAGGAAGACTGCTTCAAAAATAAACTGCAGCAGGATGAAATAGTTTTTTGCCCCAAGTGATTTCTGAATTCCGATCTGGCTGGTCCGTTCCTTAACGGAAACAAACATGATGTTTGCAATGCCAAATCCCCCTACAAGGAGCGCAAATCCCCCGATGATCCATCCGACGATGCTGATCACTCCAAAGATCTTATCCAGGAAAGCCGTTAGCTGGCTGATCTCGCCAATCTCAAAATTATCTTCAGCCGAAGGTTTTAGTTTCCTGATGGAACGCATCACGCCGATGAGTTCATCCTTTAACTCCTCCGTTGAGACATTTGTTTTTGCCTTGACCATGATCGTCATCCCAATTTCGTTGGTGTTCACATAGTTCCTGGCAAAATTGATGGGCAGTAAAAGCTGCGAATCGTGACTGTTCCCGAAATTATCGCTCCCCTCTTTTGCGATCACCCCGATCACTTCCACTTTGCTACCCATCACTTTGATATCCTTCCCGATGGGATCCAGGTTTTCGAAAAGGTTCACAGCAATTTCATGGCCTATGATGGCGACCGGCTTTCCACTGGCTGATTCAATGGGAGTGAAATACCGTCCATCGGCCAATTCAAAGGAAATGACCTTATCATAATCCTGTGAAACAGCATGAACGGTAGCATTCTCCACATAATTACCCTGATATTTGATGGTCCGCGAAAGGGCAAAATCAATGGCTGCCGCTTCCGCCGCCTGGGTTCTGCGCTGGACCTCTCTCAGGTCAGTGATCGATGGTTCAGGCCGGTTCCAGTACTTCCACCAGGGCATGTTGGCATCTCCAATCATGGGCCACTTGGTGACAAAAAGGACATCATTGCCCAGTGTTGAAAGGCTGTTTTTAATGGCCATTTCCATGGAATCAAAAACAGTGAACACGGAAATGATCGAAAAAATACCGATGGTTATGCCGCTCAATGAGAGTACCGTCCGGACCTTATTGATGACGATCGCATTGATGGCAAACAAATAACTTTCGATCAGGAGTTTAAAAAAAAGCATCGCAGTTTTTGAATGGATGTGTAAAGGTATAATTATTATTAATTTTTAATAGGGATTTCATTGTTTTATGCCCTGATTTTTAATAACATTGCAAACTTTTTAAGAATCAGGACCCTGCCGGTACCATCATTTCAGGCGCCGGTCACCTATTCTGGTGTTTTTTTTCATCATGGACGACATCAAAAAGATCAAAACTGCCCTTATATCAGTCTATTCAAAAGATAAGCTGGAGGATATCGTTCGGATACTGGAAAAGAACGAGGTGGACATCTATTCGACCGGCGGAACCTATGATTTCATCCAGAATCTGGGAATCAGGGCCCAGACGGTTGAATCGCTCACCTCATATCCAGGGATACTCGGAGGAAGGGTAAAAACGCTTCATCCCAAGATATTCGGAGGGATCCTGGGCCGCAGGGATCATCATGAGGACCGGATGCAGATGGACTTTTACCAGATCCCTTCCATTGACCTGGTGATCGTGGATCTCTATCCGTTTGAGGAGACCATACGCAGTACCGGTGATGAGCACGAGATCATTGAAAAGATCGATATCGGGGGAATTGCTTTGATAAGGGCCGCTGCCAAAAATTTCCACGATGTGGTGGTGGTTCCCTCCTCGGATCTTTACGATGTCTTTGTTGATCTGTACACAAAACATCAGGGCGCTTTCACACTGGATGAACGAAAATGGTTTGCCCTTCAGGCATTCAATGTCAGTTCACATTACGATACCCTCATTTACCAGCATTTCAGGCATGGAGAACCAGGTGCCTTCAAACAGAGCATCCTCCATGCAAATCAGCTTCGTTACGGAGAGAATCCGCACCAGGATGGCATTTTCTACGGTCATCCCGGGGAAGTGTTCACACAGCTTCAGGGAAAAGCAATCTCATACAACAACATAGGTGATCTTGACGCTGCCCTGCATCTGATCAGTGAATTTGATGAACCCACCTTCGCCATCATCAAACATAACAATGCCTGCGGACTGGCCAGCCGGCCAGACCTGACACAGGCCTGGAAGGATGCCCTGGCGGCAGATCCGTTATCTGCCTTCGGCGGCGTGCTGGTTACAAATGCTCCCATCGGACTTGCCTGTGCACAGCAGATCCATTCCCTCTTTTTTGAGATCATCCTGGCTCCCGGGTTTGAAAAAGAGGCACTGGCACTGCTCGGAACAAAGAAAAATAGAATAATTTTGCAACAGAAACAGGTTTGTCTGCCTGATCGTACTTTTCGTTCCGCATTAAACGGAGTCATCGAACAGTCAAAGGACCTGAAAACCGAAACGGTGACGGATATGAAACCGGTCACGCGTGATGTACCTTCCCGACAGGAACTGAACGATCTGGTTTTTGCCAACAAGATCGTCAAGCATTCCCGTTCGAATGCCATTGTGCTGGCAAAGAACAAACAATTACTGGCCAGCGGAATAGGTCAGACATCACGGGTGGACGCGCTAAAACAAGCCATCGCAAAGGCCAGGGGATTTGGTTTCGGTCTGCAGGGAGCCGTGCTGGCATCAGATGCGTTCTTCCCGTTTGCCGATTCGGTGGAAATTGCGCATGCCGCGGGAATTACGGCGATCGTACAACCCGGAGGTTCGGTCAGGGATCAGGATTCGATCGATTTTTGCGACACGCATCATGTTGCAATGGTTTTTACGGGTATCAGACATTTTAAACATTAAATAACGGGATTATCCAATGGGACTTTTATCATTTTTAACAAAAGAAATTGCCATCGATCTGGGGACAGCCAACACGATCATCATTTATAACGACAAAGTGGTCGTCGATGAACCATCCATCGTGGCATTGGAGCGAAGCACCAATAAGATCCTCGCTGTCGGGAAAAAGGCGATGATGATGCATGGGAAAACCCATGAAAACATCCGGACGATACGCCCGCTGAGGGACGGAGTGATCGCTGACTTTCAGGTGGCCGAGTATATGATCCGGGAACTGATCAAAATGATCGGATTTACCAATTCGATCTTTCCCCCGGCCCTTAAAATGGTCATCTGCATCCCCTCAGGGATAACGGAAGTTGAGGAAAGAGCGGTAAAAGATTCAGCCGAACAGGCCGGGGCAAAGGAAGTCAGGCTGATCCACGAACCTATGGCTGCAGCCATCGGGATCGGCATCGACGTACTGGAACCAACCGGTAATATGGTCATCGACATCGGCGGCGGAACCACGGAAATTGCCGTCATCGCTCTTGGCGGAATTGTGAACAATAAATCCATCCGAATAGCCGGCGACGACATGAATGCCGATATCGAAGAATACATGCGGAAACAGCATAATATCAACATCGGCGAACGGACGGCCGAGCGCATCAAGATCGAAGTGGGCGCAGCCATGACCGAAATTGACAATCCACCCGATGATTTTGCGGTTCATGGCCGCGACATGCTGTCAGGCATACCCAAAGAGATCACGGTTAACTACTCTGAAATTGCCCACGCACTGGATAAATCCATTTCCAAGATCGAAGCTGCGGTACTGAACGCCCTGGAAATGACCCCCCCTGAACTGTCGGCCGACATCTATCGCACAGGTATTTACCTGGCTGGCGGTGGATCTCTGCTCAGGGGCATGGACAAACGTATACAACTCAAGACCAAACTGCCGGTTCACATGGCCGACGATCCCCTCAGGGCTGTTGCCCGGGGTACAGGAATCGCTCTGAAGAACTTCAATAAGTTCCCGTTCCTTATCAAGTAATCGTTCCCGATGCGAAACCTGTTTGCATTCCTTCTAAAAAATAACTTTCTCATTCTGTTCATGATTCTGGAAATAATCTCCATTATCTTGATTTCCAATCATTCATATTACCAGCGAACCGTCATCATC
This genomic window contains:
- a CDS encoding ABC transporter permease; protein product: MLFFKLLIESYLFAINAIVINKVRTVLSLSGITIGIFSIISVFTVFDSMEMAIKNSLSTLGNDVLFVTKWPMIGDANMPWWKYWNRPEPSITDLREVQRRTQAAEAAAIDFALSRTIKYQGNYVENATVHAVSQDYDKVISFELADGRYFTPIESASGKPVAIIGHEIAVNLFENLDPIGKDIKVMGSKVEVIGVIAKEGSDNFGNSHDSQLLLPINFARNYVNTNEIGMTIMVKAKTNVSTEELKDELIGVMRSIRKLKPSAEDNFEIGEISQLTAFLDKIFGVISIVGWIIGGFALLVGGFGIANIMFVSVKERTSQIGIQKSLGAKNYFILLQFIFEAVFLSLFGGILGLILVYIGTVIAEKPIGMELFLTGENILIALLVSGGIGLIFGFIPAYSAARLDPVKAMRSTF
- the purH gene encoding bifunctional phosphoribosylaminoimidazolecarboxamide formyltransferase/IMP cyclohydrolase, translated to MDDIKKIKTALISVYSKDKLEDIVRILEKNEVDIYSTGGTYDFIQNLGIRAQTVESLTSYPGILGGRVKTLHPKIFGGILGRRDHHEDRMQMDFYQIPSIDLVIVDLYPFEETIRSTGDEHEIIEKIDIGGIALIRAAAKNFHDVVVVPSSDLYDVFVDLYTKHQGAFTLDERKWFALQAFNVSSHYDTLIYQHFRHGEPGAFKQSILHANQLRYGENPHQDGIFYGHPGEVFTQLQGKAISYNNIGDLDAALHLISEFDEPTFAIIKHNNACGLASRPDLTQAWKDALAADPLSAFGGVLVTNAPIGLACAQQIHSLFFEIILAPGFEKEALALLGTKKNRIILQQKQVCLPDRTFRSALNGVIEQSKDLKTETVTDMKPVTRDVPSRQELNDLVFANKIVKHSRSNAIVLAKNKQLLASGIGQTSRVDALKQAIAKARGFGFGLQGAVLASDAFFPFADSVEIAHAAGITAIVQPGGSVRDQDSIDFCDTHHVAMVFTGIRHFKH
- a CDS encoding rod shape-determining protein, which produces MGLLSFLTKEIAIDLGTANTIIIYNDKVVVDEPSIVALERSTNKILAVGKKAMMMHGKTHENIRTIRPLRDGVIADFQVAEYMIRELIKMIGFTNSIFPPALKMVICIPSGITEVEERAVKDSAEQAGAKEVRLIHEPMAAAIGIGIDVLEPTGNMVIDIGGGTTEIAVIALGGIVNNKSIRIAGDDMNADIEEYMRKQHNINIGERTAERIKIEVGAAMTEIDNPPDDFAVHGRDMLSGIPKEITVNYSEIAHALDKSISKIEAAVLNALEMTPPELSADIYRTGIYLAGGGSLLRGMDKRIQLKTKLPVHMADDPLRAVARGTGIALKNFNKFPFLIK